One Halobacterium sp. DL1 DNA window includes the following coding sequences:
- a CDS encoding urease subunit beta, protein MAEDLVPGELLAGEGSVTLNEGRETVDVTVANTGDRPVQVGSHFHFFEANAALAFDREAAFGTRLNVPAGTAVRFEPGDEQRVELVDIGGNRRAHGMNGLVNGSVDGDPGEALERLREAGFADTGAEQAGEGGGKAE, encoded by the coding sequence ATGGCTGAGGACCTCGTGCCGGGCGAACTGCTGGCCGGTGAGGGGAGCGTGACGCTGAACGAGGGCCGCGAGACGGTCGACGTGACCGTCGCGAACACCGGCGACCGGCCGGTGCAGGTCGGCTCGCACTTCCACTTCTTCGAGGCGAACGCGGCGCTCGCCTTCGACCGCGAGGCGGCGTTCGGCACCCGACTGAACGTTCCTGCGGGGACCGCCGTTCGCTTCGAACCCGGCGACGAGCAGCGCGTCGAACTCGTCGACATCGGCGGGAACCGCCGCGCACACGGAATGAACGGCCTCGTGAACGGGAGCGTCGACGGTGACCCGGGCGAGGCGCTGGAACGCCTGCGCGAGGCGGGGTTCGCGGACACCGGTGCGGAGCAGGCCGGTGAGGGGGGTGGGAAGGCCGAATGA
- a CDS encoding urease accessory protein UreG, giving the protein MTPTHRDVATVGVGGPVGSGKTSLLMELVPRLREAGLDVGVVANDILTQADADRLRDRFAGIVPEDLVAGVETGACPHTGIREDPSMNLRQIDAFLEAHPDLDLVLVESGGDNLAATFNPELADYSLYVISVAEGDDIPRKRGPGVVDCDLLVVNKTDLAPHVGADLDVLEQDAREVRDGPFEFTDCKAGDGVDAVLDHVREGVLFA; this is encoded by the coding sequence GTGACCCCCACCCACCGCGACGTCGCGACGGTCGGCGTCGGCGGCCCGGTCGGGTCCGGGAAGACGTCGCTGTTGATGGAACTCGTCCCGCGACTCCGCGAGGCTGGCCTCGACGTCGGCGTCGTGGCCAACGACATCCTCACGCAGGCGGACGCCGACCGCCTCCGGGACCGGTTCGCGGGCATCGTCCCCGAGGACCTCGTCGCGGGGGTCGAGACGGGCGCCTGTCCGCACACGGGCATCCGCGAGGACCCCTCGATGAACCTCCGGCAAATCGACGCGTTCCTCGAGGCCCACCCGGACCTCGACCTCGTGCTCGTCGAGAGCGGCGGCGACAACCTCGCGGCGACGTTCAACCCCGAACTCGCGGACTACTCGCTGTACGTCATCTCGGTCGCGGAGGGCGACGACATCCCGCGCAAGCGCGGCCCCGGCGTGGTGGACTGTGACCTCCTGGTCGTGAACAAGACGGACCTCGCGCCCCACGTCGGCGCGGACTTAGACGTGCTGGAGCAGGACGCCCGCGAGGTCCGCGACGGCCCCTTCGAGTTCACCGACTGCAAGGCCGGCGACGGCGTCGACGCCGTCCTCGACCACGTCCGCGAGGGGGTGTTGTTCGCCTGA
- a CDS encoding urease accessory protein ureD yields the protein MAADAPHPAFEPYAAEAVPQAPVGSPGKDGVLDLRFAATADGTALVRDYATAPFHVSGTLGHDPHPRATTVFVQSSTGGVAQGDRREVTVAAEDDAVAVVTTGSATKVQSMTRNYAAESVRLEVGADAHLDYVPEPTILHADTRFCQDLSLDVAPGGTAVVGDVVVPGRLARGERFAFERYLSRVEATGPEGLLFADATHLAPADADPSAPGVLGEFAVYGTLFVVAPDADTDALSDDLHAAVTDADGRAAATELPNSAGVVVRALGDRAADVESAVHTAWDAARRELLDAPAPSGRRF from the coding sequence ATGGCGGCCGACGCGCCGCACCCGGCGTTCGAACCGTACGCCGCCGAAGCGGTCCCGCAGGCCCCCGTTGGGTCGCCCGGGAAGGACGGCGTCCTCGACCTCCGCTTCGCGGCGACGGCCGACGGCACGGCGCTCGTCCGTGACTACGCGACGGCGCCGTTCCACGTCTCCGGGACGCTGGGCCACGACCCGCACCCGCGCGCGACGACGGTGTTCGTCCAGTCCTCGACCGGCGGCGTCGCCCAGGGCGACCGCCGCGAGGTCACCGTCGCCGCCGAAGACGACGCCGTCGCCGTCGTCACCACCGGGAGCGCGACGAAGGTCCAGTCGATGACGCGCAACTACGCGGCCGAGTCCGTGCGCCTCGAAGTGGGGGCGGATGCCCACCTCGACTACGTCCCGGAACCGACCATCCTCCACGCCGACACCCGGTTCTGCCAGGACCTCTCGCTGGACGTCGCGCCGGGCGGGACGGCCGTCGTCGGCGACGTCGTCGTGCCCGGACGACTCGCCCGCGGCGAGCGCTTCGCCTTCGAGCGCTACCTCTCCCGTGTCGAGGCGACCGGCCCGGAGGGCCTGCTGTTCGCGGACGCGACGCACCTCGCGCCCGCGGACGCCGACCCCTCCGCCCCGGGCGTCCTCGGCGAGTTCGCCGTCTACGGGACGCTGTTCGTCGTCGCTCCAGACGCGGACACCGACGCCCTGAGCGACGACCTGCACGCGGCGGTCACGGACGCGGACGGACGCGCCGCAGCGACCGAACTGCCGAACAGTGCGGGGGTCGTCGTGCGCGCGCTCGGCGACCGTGCTGCGGACGTCGAGAGCGCCGTCCACACCGCCTGGGACGCCGCGCGCCGCGAACTGCTGGACGCCCCGGCGCCGTCCGGGAGGCGGTTCTGA
- a CDS encoding beta-lactamase, with the protein MQIRFLGGAREVGRSAILVNDSLLLDYGMQSGTPPQFPVDSVDPDAVVASHGHLDHVGLLPALLSGDRRPPIHWTPPTRDLTRLLAQDTLKLQGMAPGDHHKWNDRGGRYDCPFTHTEVARLGEVSETHGYGEPFDAAGHEVTFFDAGHIPGSAHVLVDDGETSLLYTADFNTEDQRLLSGTTARPDADVVLCESTYADVTRPDRATVEEGFARSVTQTIHEGGTVVVPAFAIGRTQEAMLVCDAYDVPCYVDGMGVAVTERFRETPEFLRDPDAFGRACGHARFVDASTRNGQRRRIAEKQTAIVTTAGMLAGGPAMTYVPAIAGNPQHKVAFTGYQVEGTPGRELLETGSAELDGRHRRVAAQVESHDFSAHADRDGLLAFLDEYRGSELLVNHGDRCADFAEELRADGFAASAPELGERVTV; encoded by the coding sequence ATGCAGATTCGGTTCCTCGGCGGCGCCCGGGAGGTCGGCCGGAGCGCCATCCTCGTCAACGACAGCCTCCTGCTGGACTACGGGATGCAGTCCGGCACCCCGCCGCAGTTCCCCGTCGACTCGGTGGACCCCGACGCCGTGGTCGCGAGCCACGGCCACCTCGACCACGTCGGCCTGCTGCCCGCGCTCCTCTCCGGGGACCGCCGCCCGCCCATCCACTGGACGCCGCCCACGCGGGACCTCACGCGCCTCCTCGCGCAGGACACACTCAAACTCCAGGGGATGGCGCCCGGCGACCACCACAAGTGGAACGACCGCGGCGGGCGCTACGACTGCCCGTTCACGCACACCGAGGTCGCGCGCCTCGGCGAAGTCTCGGAGACCCACGGCTACGGGGAGCCGTTCGACGCCGCTGGCCACGAGGTGACGTTCTTCGACGCCGGCCACATCCCCGGAAGCGCCCACGTCCTCGTCGACGACGGCGAGACGAGCCTGCTGTACACCGCGGACTTCAACACCGAGGACCAGCGCTTGCTCTCCGGGACGACCGCGCGCCCGGACGCCGACGTGGTGCTCTGCGAGTCGACGTACGCGGACGTGACCCGGCCCGACCGCGCGACGGTCGAGGAGGGGTTCGCGCGCTCCGTGACCCAGACCATCCACGAGGGCGGCACCGTCGTCGTCCCCGCGTTCGCCATCGGGCGCACCCAGGAGGCGATGCTCGTCTGTGACGCCTACGACGTCCCGTGCTACGTCGACGGGATGGGCGTCGCGGTCACCGAGCGGTTCCGGGAGACCCCCGAGTTCCTCCGGGACCCCGACGCCTTCGGGCGGGCCTGCGGCCACGCGCGCTTCGTCGACGCGAGCACGCGGAACGGCCAGCGCCGCCGCATCGCGGAGAAGCAGACCGCCATCGTCACCACCGCCGGGATGCTCGCGGGCGGCCCGGCGATGACCTACGTCCCCGCCATCGCCGGCAACCCCCAGCACAAGGTCGCGTTCACGGGCTACCAGGTCGAGGGAACGCCGGGCAGAGAGCTCCTCGAGACGGGGAGCGCGGAACTCGACGGCCGCCACCGTCGCGTCGCCGCGCAGGTCGAGAGCCACGACTTCTCCGCGCACGCCGACCGCGACGGTCTGCTGGCGTTCCTCGACGAGTACCGCGGGAGCGAACTGCTCGTCAACCACGGCGACCGCTGCGCCGACTTCGCCGAGGAGCTGCGCGCCGACGGCTTCGCGGCGAGCGCGCCCGAACTCGGCGAGCGCGTCACCGTCTAA
- a CDS encoding ferredoxin--nitrite reductase encodes MATDVERWKDEVYGNDIREHLFRFAEEGWDAIPEDEHDEWFERFKWWGLYHQRKGQESYFMMRIGTPNGVLEPGQLRTVAEVADEYARGPVDNPEFGAAYCDWTTRQSIQLHWIKLEDIPDIFEKLEADGLSTQQACGDSWRNIVGCPVAGKDTHEHIDAWPVAEELHETFKGNDEHSNLPRKWKVSVTGCDQGCGQGDINDLAFEPAEKHGELGFNVRIGGGLARKEPRFARDVDVWVPEEKVVDIADAATRLFHDHGDRDNRFNARIKFLVDEWGAEKVRRVLDEEYADWDLETAGEDLRDQYTYNAGGDEHGDHVGVHEQPDGNYYVGLNVLVGRQGVDDVIELADLADEYGSGEARLTQRQNIIVTDVPESDLDDFLAEDLLEDYSPDPHPFMRGSIACTGTEFCSLSIVETKNRQVRYARWLKENVDVPDGVTDFHIHLSGCTASCAQPQIADVSLRGMKTRKDGEPVEALDVGLGGGLGEHPQFADWVEMRVAADEVPGYIQNLLAAFDEQREGEETFREFVAARDEDALGDLADPEETDYEDPYMHNTKMTWYPYADEDDLDASPAPTDGDGETISADD; translated from the coding sequence ATGGCCACGGACGTCGAGCGCTGGAAAGACGAAGTTTACGGCAACGACATCCGCGAGCACCTGTTCAGGTTCGCGGAGGAGGGGTGGGACGCCATCCCCGAGGACGAGCACGACGAGTGGTTCGAGCGGTTCAAGTGGTGGGGGCTGTACCACCAGCGGAAGGGTCAGGAGTCCTACTTCATGATGCGCATCGGGACGCCCAACGGCGTCCTCGAACCTGGCCAGCTCCGCACCGTCGCGGAGGTGGCCGACGAGTACGCCCGCGGTCCCGTCGACAATCCGGAGTTCGGCGCGGCGTACTGCGACTGGACGACCCGCCAGTCCATCCAGCTCCACTGGATCAAACTCGAGGACATCCCGGACATCTTCGAGAAACTGGAGGCCGACGGCCTCTCCACGCAGCAGGCGTGTGGTGACTCCTGGCGCAACATCGTCGGCTGCCCGGTCGCCGGCAAGGACACCCACGAGCATATCGACGCGTGGCCGGTCGCCGAGGAACTCCACGAGACGTTCAAGGGCAACGACGAGCACTCGAATCTCCCGCGGAAGTGGAAGGTGTCGGTCACCGGCTGCGACCAGGGCTGCGGCCAGGGCGACATCAACGACCTCGCGTTCGAACCCGCCGAGAAGCACGGCGAACTCGGCTTCAACGTCCGCATCGGCGGGGGTCTCGCGCGCAAGGAGCCGCGGTTCGCCCGCGACGTCGACGTCTGGGTACCCGAGGAGAAGGTCGTCGACATCGCGGACGCGGCGACGCGGCTGTTCCACGACCACGGCGACCGCGACAACCGCTTCAACGCCCGCATCAAGTTCCTCGTTGACGAGTGGGGCGCCGAGAAGGTGCGCCGCGTCCTCGACGAGGAGTACGCCGACTGGGACCTGGAGACCGCGGGCGAGGACCTCCGCGACCAGTACACGTACAACGCGGGCGGCGACGAGCACGGCGACCACGTCGGCGTCCACGAGCAACCCGACGGCAACTACTACGTCGGGCTGAACGTCCTCGTCGGCCGGCAGGGCGTCGACGACGTCATCGAACTTGCGGACCTCGCCGACGAGTACGGCTCCGGAGAGGCCAGGCTGACCCAGCGCCAGAACATCATCGTCACCGACGTCCCCGAGAGCGACCTCGACGACTTCCTCGCCGAGGACCTGCTCGAGGACTACTCGCCTGACCCCCACCCGTTCATGCGCGGGTCCATCGCGTGCACGGGGACGGAGTTCTGCTCGCTGTCCATCGTGGAGACGAAGAACCGCCAGGTGCGCTACGCGCGCTGGCTGAAGGAGAACGTCGATGTCCCCGACGGCGTGACGGACTTCCACATCCACCTCTCGGGCTGCACCGCCTCCTGCGCCCAGCCCCAGATCGCGGACGTCAGCCTCCGCGGGATGAAGACCCGGAAGGACGGCGAACCAGTCGAGGCCCTCGACGTCGGCCTCGGCGGCGGCCTCGGTGAACACCCGCAGTTCGCGGACTGGGTGGAGATGCGCGTGGCCGCCGACGAGGTGCCGGGCTACATCCAGAACCTGCTCGCCGCCTTCGACGAACAGCGGGAAGGCGAGGAGACGTTCCGGGAGTTCGTCGCCGCACGCGACGAGGACGCGCTCGGTGACCTCGCGGACCCCGAGGAGACGGACTACGAGGACCCCTACATGCACAACACGAAGATGACGTGGTACCCGTACGCCGACGAGGACGACCTGGACGCGAGCCCCGCCCCGACGGACGGCGACGGCGAGACCATCTCGGCGGACGACTGA
- a CDS encoding peptidase M20: MDDLQEFASRLVGFASTTGDEAAVAAWFESRLAGCGFETYTWQPDADRLASHPSFPDEPREIDTDDRPSVGGVLEFGDPDAGPTVVLNGHLDVVPADPEVWSAPPFEATWNGTELTGRGAADMKGGLAACVFAACVFAAKRLAADGAGDLDGRVVVEGVAGEEEGGVGAAAAALDNPYPFERDAAVVAEPTELTPVVASEGSLMKRLRITGRSSHAATPWRGESVLPHFEAIERAFEELAAEREDRVTHPLYEAFPTKWPVVCGTVDAGDWASTVPASLTAEWRIGVAPGETVADVEAEFDAALESVVADSDWLREHPPAFERFSVQFEPSEVDPDEPVVRAVQGAMTANGFDDTEARGVTYGADARHYVDAGIPTVIFGPGSIDQAHFPDETIDFREVEAAVDVLAATLRRLL, translated from the coding sequence ATGGACGACCTCCAGGAGTTCGCGTCGCGCCTCGTCGGCTTCGCCTCCACGACGGGCGACGAGGCTGCCGTGGCGGCGTGGTTCGAGTCACGACTCGCCGGTTGCGGTTTCGAGACGTACACGTGGCAGCCGGACGCCGATCGCCTGGCGTCCCATCCGTCGTTCCCGGACGAGCCCCGGGAGATCGACACGGACGACCGCCCGAGCGTCGGTGGCGTCCTCGAGTTCGGCGACCCGGACGCGGGGCCGACGGTCGTGCTCAACGGCCACCTCGACGTCGTGCCCGCCGACCCCGAGGTGTGGTCGGCGCCGCCGTTCGAGGCGACGTGGAATGGAACCGAACTCACCGGTCGGGGCGCCGCGGACATGAAGGGCGGGCTGGCGGCGTGCGTGTTCGCGGCGTGCGTGTTCGCGGCGAAGCGACTCGCTGCGGACGGCGCAGGCGACCTTGACGGCAGGGTGGTCGTCGAGGGCGTCGCCGGCGAGGAGGAGGGCGGTGTCGGCGCGGCGGCTGCGGCACTCGACAACCCCTACCCATTCGAACGCGACGCCGCGGTCGTCGCCGAACCGACCGAACTCACGCCGGTCGTCGCCTCGGAGGGGAGCCTGATGAAGCGTCTCCGGATCACCGGCCGGTCCTCGCACGCGGCGACGCCGTGGCGCGGCGAGTCCGTCCTTCCCCACTTCGAGGCCATCGAGCGGGCGTTCGAGGAACTCGCGGCCGAGCGCGAGGACCGGGTCACCCACCCGCTGTACGAGGCGTTCCCGACGAAGTGGCCCGTCGTCTGCGGCACCGTCGACGCGGGCGACTGGGCGTCGACCGTTCCGGCGTCGCTGACCGCCGAGTGGCGCATCGGCGTCGCGCCCGGAGAGACAGTCGCGGATGTAGAGGCCGAGTTCGACGCCGCGCTCGAATCGGTCGTCGCGGACAGCGATTGGCTCCGCGAGCACCCGCCCGCGTTCGAGCGGTTCTCCGTGCAGTTCGAACCCTCCGAGGTCGACCCGGACGAACCGGTCGTGCGCGCGGTCCAGGGCGCGATGACGGCCAACGGTTTCGACGACACCGAGGCCCGGGGCGTGACCTACGGCGCGGACGCCCGCCACTACGTCGACGCCGGCATCCCGACGGTCATCTTCGGACCGGGGAGCATCGACCAGGCGCACTTCCCCGACGAAACAATCGACTTCCGGGAGGTCGAGGCAGCCGTCGACGTGCTCGCGGCCACCCTGCGTCGTCTACTCTGA
- a CDS encoding urease subunit gamma, which translates to MKLTPKEEERLTVFTAAEVARRRKDRGVLLNHPEAVAYVSDWCIERAREGESVAEIRAGASQLLGRDDVMDGVPEMVGMIQVEPVFPDGTKLVTVHDPIRSDCVGTAEAEEAADAETDDDEPTGTEDEQ; encoded by the coding sequence ATGAAACTCACGCCAAAGGAGGAGGAACGGCTCACGGTGTTCACCGCCGCAGAGGTCGCGCGGCGCCGCAAGGACCGCGGCGTCCTGCTGAACCACCCGGAAGCGGTCGCGTACGTCAGCGACTGGTGCATCGAACGCGCCCGCGAGGGCGAGTCAGTCGCCGAGATTCGCGCCGGCGCCTCCCAGCTGCTCGGCCGCGACGACGTGATGGACGGCGTCCCCGAGATGGTCGGGATGATACAGGTCGAACCGGTGTTCCCGGACGGCACGAAACTCGTCACCGTCCACGACCCCATCCGCTCGGACTGCGTCGGAACCGCCGAGGCGGAGGAGGCCGCCGACGCCGAGACCGACGACGACGAACCGACCGGGACGGAGGACGAGCAGTGA
- a CDS encoding chemotaxis protein CheW — translation MSVTTTQGDEQVLTFQLDGQEYCVSITAVDEIVDYNQAVTALPETDTHVAGVMDLRGRTTTVVDPKEVLDTEGDGDGDHVVVFDSEGEDANPVGWIVDSVSQVIGFDLEDISEDVESSLARGVVRNDDDRFIVWLDPTAF, via the coding sequence ATGTCCGTCACCACTACACAGGGCGACGAGCAGGTTCTCACGTTCCAGCTTGACGGCCAGGAATACTGCGTGTCGATCACGGCGGTGGACGAGATCGTGGACTACAACCAGGCGGTCACCGCCCTTCCGGAGACTGACACCCACGTCGCAGGCGTCATGGACCTGCGTGGTCGCACTACCACCGTCGTCGACCCGAAGGAGGTACTCGACACCGAGGGCGACGGCGACGGTGACCACGTCGTCGTCTTCGACAGCGAGGGAGAAGACGCCAACCCTGTCGGCTGGATCGTCGACTCTGTCAGTCAGGTCATCGGGTTCGACCTGGAGGACATCAGCGAGGACGTCGAGAGTTCGCTCGCCCGCGGGGTCGTTCGCAACGACGACGACCGATTTATCGTCTGGCTGGATCCCACTGCGTTCTAA
- the ureC gene encoding urease subunit alpha (ureases catalyze the hydrolysis of urea into ammonia and carbon dioxide; in Helicobacter pylori the ammonia released plays a key role in bacterial survival by neutralizing acids when colonizing the gastric mucosa; the holoenzyme is composed of 3 ureC (alpha) and 3 ureAB (gamma/beta) subunits), whose translation MTRDIDREAYAELYGPTAGDRVRLGDTELLVEVEEDRRTPGDEAVFGGGKTLRDGLGQSPDTTQAGGALDWVITNATVLDPVVGIVAADIGIRNGEIAGIGSAGNPDTMDGVDMVVGPSTDVYPAEGKIATAGALDVHVHWNSAQLHEHALASGITTMLGGGFGGGATTCTPGPENVKRFLQAAEAWPVNVGFYGKGNASDPEPLREQVEAGVCGLKLHEDFGSTPAAIDTCLSVADDEDVQVCMHTDTLNEAGFVETTFDAVEGRTMHLFHIEGAGGGHAPDIMELVGESNMLPSSTNPSMPYTDNTFDEHLDMVMVCHHLNPDVPEDVAFAESRVRAETIAAEDVLHDVGAISMMTSDSQAMGRVAEVVSRTWQTASKLKGQRGPLPEDEGRGADNHRVKRYLAKYTVNPAIAAGIDDYVGTLEPGKLADVVLWDPAFFGVKPAMTFKGGFPVHSEMGEANGSLMTCEPIKQRERAGAVGKAKHALSLSFVSPAAAAADVGAEYGLDTPVVPVSGTRDLGKADMLYNDYCPDDIEVDPETFEVRVDGDIVTCEPASELPLAQRYML comes from the coding sequence ATGACGCGGGATATCGACCGCGAGGCGTACGCCGAACTGTACGGCCCGACGGCGGGAGACCGGGTGCGTCTCGGGGACACGGAGTTGCTCGTCGAGGTGGAGGAAGACCGCCGGACGCCGGGCGACGAAGCAGTGTTCGGCGGCGGGAAGACGCTCCGGGACGGCCTCGGGCAGTCCCCGGACACCACGCAGGCCGGGGGCGCGCTGGACTGGGTCATCACGAACGCGACGGTGCTCGACCCAGTCGTTGGAATCGTGGCCGCCGACATCGGCATCCGGAACGGGGAGATCGCGGGCATCGGGAGCGCCGGCAACCCGGACACGATGGACGGCGTGGATATGGTCGTCGGCCCGTCGACGGACGTCTACCCCGCAGAGGGGAAGATCGCGACTGCGGGCGCCCTCGACGTCCACGTCCACTGGAACTCCGCGCAACTCCACGAGCACGCCCTGGCATCGGGCATTACGACGATGCTTGGCGGCGGGTTCGGCGGCGGCGCGACCACCTGCACGCCAGGCCCCGAGAACGTGAAGAGGTTCCTCCAGGCGGCCGAGGCGTGGCCGGTGAACGTCGGCTTCTACGGGAAGGGGAACGCCTCCGACCCCGAACCGCTCCGCGAGCAGGTCGAGGCGGGCGTCTGCGGGCTGAAACTCCACGAGGACTTCGGGTCGACGCCCGCGGCCATCGACACCTGCCTCTCCGTCGCCGACGATGAGGACGTCCAGGTCTGCATGCACACGGACACGCTCAACGAAGCCGGGTTCGTGGAGACAACCTTCGACGCCGTCGAGGGGCGGACGATGCACCTCTTCCACATCGAGGGCGCGGGCGGCGGCCACGCGCCGGACATCATGGAACTCGTCGGGGAGTCGAACATGCTGCCGTCCTCGACGAACCCCTCGATGCCGTACACCGACAACACGTTCGACGAGCACCTCGACATGGTGATGGTCTGTCACCACCTCAACCCGGACGTCCCCGAGGACGTGGCGTTCGCGGAGTCACGGGTGCGCGCGGAGACCATCGCCGCCGAGGACGTGCTCCACGACGTCGGCGCCATCTCGATGATGACCTCCGACTCGCAGGCGATGGGGCGGGTCGCGGAGGTGGTCTCCCGGACGTGGCAGACCGCCTCGAAGCTGAAGGGCCAGCGCGGCCCGCTTCCCGAGGACGAGGGGCGGGGCGCGGACAACCACCGCGTGAAGCGCTACCTCGCGAAGTACACCGTCAACCCCGCCATCGCGGCGGGCATCGACGACTACGTCGGCACCCTTGAACCCGGGAAACTCGCCGACGTGGTGCTGTGGGACCCCGCGTTCTTCGGTGTGAAGCCCGCGATGACGTTCAAGGGCGGCTTCCCCGTGCACTCCGAGATGGGGGAGGCCAACGGCTCGCTGATGACCTGTGAACCCATCAAGCAGCGCGAACGCGCGGGCGCCGTCGGCAAGGCGAAACACGCGCTCTCGCTCTCCTTCGTCTCGCCGGCCGCCGCGGCGGCGGACGTCGGCGCCGAGTACGGCCTCGACACGCCCGTGGTGCCGGTCTCTGGCACGCGGGACCTCGGGAAGGCGGACATGCTGTACAACGACTACTGTCCCGACGACATCGAGGTCGACCCGGAGACCTTCGAGGTGCGCGTCGACGGCGACATCGTCACCTGCGAACCGGCCTCGGAACTACCACTCGCCCAGCGCTACATGCTATGA
- a CDS encoding urease accessory protein UreE, which yields MLVADSYLGHRDDPIVADRLAGADPHRVVLSETERRRSRVRTETADGRELGVVVGHVLADGDVLETTDGDLVVVELAAVEALVLDFADAEIAPAEALELGHTAGNRHWVLAVQDSTALFPVTESRERMEATLADVLPADVELGYEDVPPTTFDDAGGHGHSHDHQHADGHSHDHGHSHQHSHDGTHSDHSHGADGEADHTHGGGGAE from the coding sequence ATGCTGGTCGCAGACAGCTACCTCGGCCACCGCGACGACCCGATTGTCGCCGACCGACTGGCCGGCGCCGATCCCCACCGCGTCGTCCTCTCGGAGACCGAGCGGCGCCGCTCGCGAGTCCGCACGGAGACCGCCGACGGGCGGGAACTCGGCGTCGTCGTCGGGCACGTGCTCGCCGACGGCGACGTCCTCGAGACCACCGACGGCGACCTCGTCGTGGTCGAACTCGCGGCCGTGGAGGCGCTCGTCCTCGACTTCGCGGACGCCGAGATAGCGCCGGCCGAGGCCCTCGAACTCGGCCACACCGCGGGGAACCGCCACTGGGTACTCGCTGTGCAGGACTCCACGGCGCTGTTCCCGGTGACGGAGTCCCGCGAGCGCATGGAGGCGACGCTCGCCGACGTGCTCCCGGCCGACGTGGAACTCGGCTACGAGGACGTGCCGCCGACCACGTTCGACGACGCGGGTGGGCACGGTCACTCGCACGACCACCAGCACGCCGACGGCCACTCGCACGACCACGGCCACAGCCACCAGCACTCCCACGACGGGACACACTCGGACCACAGCCACGGAGCGGACGGCGAAGCGGACCACACTCACGGAGGAGGTGGCGCCGAGTGA
- a CDS encoding histidine kinase: MAESNTTTIEDDLDEDVVDDVDGDADEEIVEIQESLAELHRSSVEIAGSIDEITELSDGQAENMAEVSSEVSELSAAIEEVAASADQVSSAGEEARASAESGQESADEVIDAMESIQSASDTVAEDVRTIQRGVEKIDEITEVINDIADQTNLLALNASIEAARAGEAGSGFAVVADEIKELASDSQDQAAEIEVMVSEIQTDAENAVENLETNTVEVEDGLEKVEEAMHTLNEISEAVDEVSHGIEEVASASDQQAASAEEVSAMVRETSEHAADVSDETRDIAAAVEEQTAMVKDIDDAVNSLTD, from the coding sequence ATGGCCGAGAGCAATACCACGACTATCGAGGACGATCTCGACGAAGATGTCGTTGACGACGTTGACGGCGACGCCGACGAGGAGATCGTTGAGATACAGGAGTCGCTGGCGGAGTTACACCGGTCCTCCGTCGAGATTGCCGGATCCATCGACGAGATCACCGAACTGTCCGATGGACAGGCAGAGAACATGGCGGAGGTCTCCAGCGAAGTGTCGGAGCTGAGCGCCGCCATCGAGGAGGTAGCGGCGTCCGCTGACCAGGTATCGTCTGCTGGCGAGGAAGCCCGCGCGAGTGCCGAATCCGGCCAGGAGTCCGCCGACGAAGTCATCGACGCTATGGAGAGCATACAGAGCGCCTCCGACACCGTTGCCGAGGACGTCCGGACGATCCAGCGTGGCGTCGAGAAAATCGACGAGATCACCGAGGTCATCAACGACATTGCCGACCAGACGAACTTGCTGGCGCTCAACGCCAGTATCGAGGCCGCACGCGCAGGTGAAGCTGGTAGCGGGTTCGCTGTGGTCGCGGACGAGATTAAGGAACTCGCTAGCGACTCTCAGGACCAGGCCGCCGAAATTGAGGTTATGGTCTCGGAGATTCAGACCGACGCTGAGAACGCTGTCGAGAACCTCGAGACGAACACAGTCGAAGTGGAGGACGGTCTCGAGAAAGTAGAGGAGGCGATGCACACGCTGAACGAGATCTCGGAGGCCGTCGACGAGGTCTCCCACGGCATCGAGGAGGTCGCAAGCGCCAGCGACCAGCAGGCCGCCAGCGCGGAGGAGGTGTCCGCGATGGTTCGGGAGACCTCGGAGCACGCGGCCGACGTCAGCGACGAAACGCGGGATATCGCCGCTGCCGTCGAGGAACAGACCGCGATGGTGAAGGATATCGACGACGCTGTCAACAGTCTAACTGACTGA